The following proteins are encoded in a genomic region of Brachypodium distachyon strain Bd21 chromosome 1, Brachypodium_distachyon_v3.0, whole genome shotgun sequence:
- the LOC104582390 gene encoding cysteine proteinase inhibitor 8, with amino-acid sequence MRTSIRLLLLAIVTIVAVVYPVTTSAQQPWQKIDGEEIDRPFYQNLGGWAVTEHVKQAHDGLKFNKVFSGERQDLSTSVKYHFVIIALNGDGKTGRYDAELIEGNPRKLISFALAN; translated from the coding sequence ATGAGGACCTccatccgcctcctcctcctcgccattGTCACCATCGTCGCCGTGGTTTATCCCGTTACCACGTCCGCTCAGCAGCCTTGGCAGAAGATCGACGGAGAGGAAATCGACAGACCGTTCTACCAGAACCTCGGCGGGTGGGCAGTGACGGAGCACGTCAAGCAGGCGCACGACGGGCTCAAGTTCAACAAGGTGTTTAGCGGCGAGAGGCAGGATTTGTCAACAAGCGTGAAGTATCACTTTGTCATCATTGCATTGAACGGAGACGGCAAGACCGGTAGGTATGATGCGGAGTTGATCGAAGGCAACCCACGCAAGCTCATCTCCTTCGCCCTAGCAAACTAA
- the LOC100821679 gene encoding putative cyclin-dependent kinase F-2: MASCSKRPAPAAADDETCCKRRRFRIGSTADYEETGCPGKGGFGAVIKARHRVTGETVAIKFPLPPDEIDGEPADVLREARFLEAACHGNPHVVASHGLLRDTPTSSLCLAMEFVGGPSLHAFLLKRRGGPPLLESFVRSLMLQLLTGADKMHKRGIVHRDIKPENVLLGDDGRIAKICDLGLAMSLKTEPPYTEAGTLPSMAPEMLLGKPDYDARVDTWSLGCVMAELITGETLFGDGRDEDGQLLDIFRVLGLPDEKTWPGFTSLPHAEMPQLLFRLEEEEEGRQHRTGLGQLFTQEMLSEDGFQVLEGLLACNPDERLTAAAALELPWFAPPVVQPIEIIPPATPAKKKNVLRIKKPATIPQPRTAIKKKNVLRIPLAMWKKGQSV; the protein is encoded by the coding sequence ATGGCGTCCTGCAGCAAGCGACCTGCACCTGCTGCCGCCGACGACGAAACCTGCTGCAAGAGGCGGCGCTTCCGCATCGGCAGCACCGCCGACTACGAGGAGACGggctgccccggcaagggcggCTTTGGCGCCGTCATCAAGGCGCGCCACCGCGTCACCGGCGAGACCGTGGCCATCAAGTTCCCCCTCCCTCCCGACGAGATCGACGGGGAACCCGCCGACGTTCTGCGCGAGGCCCGCTTCCTGGAGGCAGCTTGCCACGGGAACCCTCACGTCGTCGCCTCCCATGGCCTCCTGCGCGACACTCCCACCAGCAGCCTCTGCCTCGCCATGGAGTTCGTCGGCGGCCCGAGCCTCCACGCTTTCCTGCTCAAGAGGCGCGGTGGCCCGCCGCTCCTGGAGTCCTTCGTGCGGTCCTTGATGCTGCAGCTCCTGACCGGCGCCGACAAGATGCACAAGCGCGGCATCGTCCACCGCGACATCAAGCCGGAGAACGtcctcctcggggacgacggCAGGATCGCCAAGATCTGCGACCTCGGGCTGGCCATGTCCTTGAAGACCGAGCCGCCGTACACCGAGGCCGGCACGCTGCCGTCCATGGCGCCCGAGATGCTGCTGGGGAAGCCGGACTACGACGCGCGAGTGGACACGTGGTCGCTGGGGTGCGTCATGGCGGAGCTCATCACCGGCGAGACTCTGTTCGGCGACGGCAGGGACGAGGACGGGCAGCTGCTGGACATTTTCCGCGTGCTGGGGTTGCCGGACGAGAAGACGTGGCCGGGGTTCACGTCCCTGCCGCACGCCGAGATGCCGCAGCTTCTGTTCCGactcgaagaagaagaagaagggcggcAGCACAGGACAGGGCTGGGGCAGCTGTTCACGCAAGAGATGCTGTCCGAGGACGGGTTCCAGGTCCTGGAAGGCCTTCTTGCTTGCAACCCCGACGAGCGCCTCACGGCGGCCGCAGCGCTCGAGCTCCCATGGTTCGCGCCTCCTGTAGTGCAGCCGATCGAGATCATCCCGCCGGCGACaccggcgaagaagaagaacgtgCTGCGGATCAAGAAGCCGGCAACCATCCCACAGCCACGGACGgcaatcaagaagaagaatgtgCTGCGAATTCCCCTGGCGATGTGGAAGAAGGGCCAGTCGGTGTAA
- the LOC100821997 gene encoding uncharacterized protein LOC100821997: protein MEWVVPVPAEYEHRYSNSAVVCAADGCDHRDCHGGPFRVVVLFPERDGDEPITWACVYSSETGAWVELTSLHRICSDSAWSSVLVGSSTLYFLTEVGCILEYDMSTHSLTMIDPPHAHHPGYLSNNIMILMVAENGGLGMAEDDNWVLNLWSMEVTKMSDDGHEKWVWVLRRKIYSLGRLLPDRIIMGPIGFAEEANTIFMSTTAGIFVIDLQSDRVKKVCDHEFSCNILVPIVSLGHALPTPRREYHYPPLPNYNEEEEKEVVVAETLEQAHELFLKGRKAIRQRDFVNAIDCLSHALEIRAAHYGEHAPQCLTTYVIYGCALLHKAWEESAKRTTSKTFAGNSKTSDGDVDGAPSLEEGDTEEGQNSNVIAQEDRKGYGDKAHGEMAGDEEDSDLNLAWKMLNIAKTIVEKIRGNIMGRSVSAPGKSASAAERSSKSIQEYEILLTRLLAKLEKKLEDVEQAMSTPSCAAVEIMKRVAPQAEQNVDSAVSRAASLTSSHMAGLNNSFDSPVMPTSSTTESAGSSVTDLGAVGRGIKRANVEPSCAEPSRKRLAVAADDSP, encoded by the exons ATGGAATGGGTCGTGCCGGTGCCTGCGGAGTACGAGCACCGCTACTCCAACTCGGCCGTGGTCTGCGCGGCCGACGGGTGCGACCACCGCGACTGCCACGGAGGTCCCTTCCGCGTGGTCGTCCTATTTCCCGAGAGGGACGGCGACGAGCCGATCACATGGGCGTGCGTCTACTCCTCGGAGACTGGCGCGTGGGTTGAGCTCACCTCCCTCCACCGCATCTGCTCCGACTCCGCTTGGTCCAGTGTGCTGGTAGGGAGCTCTACACTCTACTTCCTCACCGAAGTCGGATGCATCCTCGAGTACGACATGTCCACACACAGCCTAACTATGATCGACCCACCTCATGCGCACCACCCGGGTTACCTAAGCAATAATATAATGATCCTCATGGTGGCGGAGAACGGTGGACTGGGAATGGCCGAAGACGACAATTGGGTTCTCAACCTTTGGTCAATGGAGGTGACTAAGATGAGTGACGACGGTCATGAAAAATGGGTGTGGGTGTTGCGCCGGAAGATCTACAGCCTTGGCCGTTTGCTCCCAGACCGGATCATAATGGGACCAATCGGATTCGCTGAGGAAGCGAATACCATTTTTATGAGCACCACTGCTGGCATCTTTGTAATCGATCTCCAGTCAGACCGGGTGAAGAAGGTGTGCGACCATGAATTCTCCTGCAACATTTTGGTTCCAATCGTCAGCTTAGGCCATGCACTCCCGACACCTCGACGCGAGTACCACTACCCACCGTTGCCCAACTAtaatgaggaggaggagaaggaggtggtggtggcggaaACACTAGAGCAGGCGCATGAGCTCTTCTTAAAGGGGCGCAAGGCCATCAGGCAGCGGGATTTTGTCAACGCTATTGACTGCCTCAGCCACGCCCTCGAGATCAG GGCTGCACATTATGGTGAACATGCTCCGCAGTGTCTTACCACGTATGTCATATATGGATGTGCCTTGCTACACAAAGCTTGGGAAGAGTCGGCGAAGCGTACAACCAGCAAAACTTTTGCTGGAAACTCAAAGACCTCTGACGGCGATGTTGACGGTGCCCCATCTTTGGAGGAAGGtgatactgaagaag GGCAAAACTCAAATGTCATAGCTCAGGAAGATAGGAAAGGTTATGGTGACAAGGCTCATGGTGAGATGGCAGGTGATGAAGAGGATTCTGATTTGAACCTGGCCTGGAAAATGTTGAATATTGCAAAAACAATAGTTGAGAAGATCCGAGGCAACATTATGGGGCGTAGCGTCTCTGCTCCGGGAAAAAGTGCATCTGCTGCTGAAAGAAGCTCAAAATCCATTCAAGAATATGAGATACTGCTTACTCGCTTATTGGCTAAACTTGAGAAGAAG CTTGAAGACGTGGAGCAAGCAATGTCAACCCCAAGTTGTGCCGCAGTTGAGATTATGAAGAGGGTTGCCCCACAGGCAGAGCAGAATGTTGACAGTGCTGTGTCAAGGGCTGCATCATTGACTTCTTCACATATGGCCGGATTAAACAACAGCTTTGACTCCCCAGTCATGCCTACATCTTCAACAACAGAAAGTGCTGGGAGTAGTGTAACTGACCTAGGCGCTGTAGGCAGAGGCATCAAACGAGCTAATGTTGAGCCATCCTGTGCTGAACCTTCTCGGAAGAgacttgcagttgcagcagATGATTCACCATGA